A DNA window from Molothrus ater isolate BHLD 08-10-18 breed brown headed cowbird chromosome 2, BPBGC_Mater_1.1, whole genome shotgun sequence contains the following coding sequences:
- the NXPE3 gene encoding NXPE family member 3 — protein MWRDSFRLQLFCLLMAVLAVVVLVHNFFQLEHLDDDTVSGSNWITENNVQHSLSQTAKTTRKPYCGYTEQTLSKREQAEQESLLAAIQWPKPPDGKIPFAQSTDPTQSDFVIVKPSKFFKVGDQLEVLVRMKDFQGKPKQYGGDYLQARIHSPGLKAGAAGRIVDCHNGLYKVFFTLLWPGEVKVSVSLVHPSEAIQVLLRLREERPDRVYFKSSFKSGRYSETTECNVCLPAGLPVCNFTDLYTGEPWFCYKPRKLSCASRINHAKGGYLKGLLTQEESLFFQSDVNIKRPILSSGPDSVIVKPKAFTDSSSMGRAEDPTASPSGYYYEDQWRSRTHWIHNFNKSEDITECLQGKVIHLFGDSTIRQWFEYLTAFVPDLVEFNLGSPKNVGPFMSVDLKHNILLKFRCHGPPIRFSTVFSSELRYIANELNSIVGGRNTVIAITIWSHFSTFPVEVYIRRLRNIRRAVLQLLDRSPKTAIVIRTANVQELGPEVSLFNSDWYSFQLDSVMRKMFSGIAVHFVDAWEMSVAHYLPHNLHPNEIIVKNQIDAFLSYVCPLQT, from the exons CACCTGGATGATGACACAGTTTCAGGATCGAATTGGATAACAGAAAACAATGTCCAGCATTCTCTGTCCCAGACAGCCAAAACCACCAGGAAGCCTTACTGTGGGTACACGGAGCAGACCTTGTCCAAACGGGaacaagcagagcaggaatccTTGCTTGCTGCAATACAGTGGCCAAAGCCCCCTGATGGTAAAATCCCCTTTGCACAGAGCACTGATCCCACACAGAGTGACTTTGTCATTGTGAAACCCAGCAAGTTCTTCAAGGTGGGTGATCAGTTGGAGGTACTCGTTCGTATGAAGGACTTCCAAGGAAAACCCAAGCAGTATGGTGGAGACTATTTACAAGCACGAATTCACTCTCCTGGCCTgaaagctggagcagcaggaaggattGTAGATTGCCACAATGGCCTTTACAAAGTCTTCTTTACCTTGCTTTGGCCAGGAGAGGTCAAagtttctgtgtcacttgtcCATCCGAGTGAAGCCATCCAAGTCCTCCTGCGTTTGCGAGAGGAAAGGCCGGACAGAGTCTATTTCAAAAGCTCCTTCAAGTCTGGGAGGTATTCAGAGACTACAGAGTGCAACGTTTGCTTGCCTGCAGGTCTCCCAGTCTGTAACTTCACAGATCTCTACACGGGTGAGCCATGGTTCTGTTACAAGCCTCGGAAACTGTCCTGTGCCAGCCGAATCAACCATGCCAAAGGTGGATATTTGAAAGGTCTTCTGACACAAgaggaaagtctctttttccaaaG TGACGTGAATATCAAAAGGCCAATACTCTCCAGTGGACCTGATTCAGTCATTGTAAAGCCCAAGGCATTTACAG attCAAGCAGTATGGGGAGAGCTGAAGATCCCACAGCTTCCCCTTCTGGTTATTATTATGAAGACCAGTGGAGGTCCAGAACACATTGGATCCATAATTTTAACAAATCAGAGGATATAACTGAGTGCTTACAAGGAAAAGTAATCCACTTGTTTGGAGACTCTACAATAAGGCAGTGGTTTGAATATTTGACAGCATTTGTTCCAg ATCTGGTGGAATTTAACCTGGGCAGCCCGAAGAACGTGGGCCCTTTCATGTCGGTGGACCTGAAGCACAACATCCTGCTGAAGTTCCGCTGCCACGGGCCGCCCATCCGCTTCTCCACCGTGTTCAGCAGCGAGCTGCGCTACATCGCCAACGAGCTCAACAGCATCGTGGGCGGCAGGAACACCGTCATTGCCATCACCATCTGGTCCCACTTCAGCACCTTCCCCGTGGAGGTGTACATCCGCCGCCTCAGGAACATCCGCAGGGCcgttctgcagctgctggaccGCAGCCCCAAGACCGCGATCGTCATCAGAACGGCCAACGTTCAGGAGCTTGGGCCGGAAGTGAGCCTCTTCAACAGTGACTGGTATTCCTTTCAGCTTGATTCTGTCATGAGGAAAATGTTCTCAGGAATTGCTGTGCACTTTGTGGATGCTTGGGAGATGTCTGTGGCTCATTACTTGCCGCATAACCTGCACCCTAATGAAATAATTGTTAAGAATCAAATAGATGCGTTTTTATCTTATGTGTGCCCTCTGCAAACTTAG